Proteins from one Chanodichthys erythropterus isolate Z2021 chromosome 15, ASM2448905v1, whole genome shotgun sequence genomic window:
- the nfe2l3 gene encoding nuclear factor erythroid 2-related factor 3, with product MHHMKKYFTEGLIQFTILLSLIGVRVDVDTYLSGYFSPLIETDGGPSSAFIQTPFHHYRDTAAGHQVHPKCPELDYFFTSRRLLNEVRALGSPARFPTRVSAWLVHLVPDDGSDVSEPLDLSGNPDNEDVNTENHLEEDDHRTGESFGLSVSQDCNVSRPCCAAGELSKEETLLNQENEEEDVKGERGQEETSPASLNQLTQSSALEQEDLPGSTLPPPLSGLELPPQWQDFLSEFDDFDSMVPQRISDLEADLPNPISYDVSLQDAMVTGGDSSNCRPASSRAPLFRLESTNSSRSDPSQSLAGALPSSLFCLSGNSSHNETSPSQMGGYLDEAVFEHINMLDLGNLGTIDPQMLDGMQSEMDTPWLEDSDSGLSLESSSRSAASPSTSSDSFCEDEGGATGYSSEVESLSSKGGACAAAYRDWSPVNLHDNIWHDHTYSAPQAQNSTSSSWITTIKQEVMSEDESEPEEMSRDERRVQALGLPFSACQIVNMPVENFLELLDRQNLSGSEVMLLRDVRRRGKNKLAAQNCRKRKLDAILGLQGEVDGLTVQRDTLLRQRAHTAKALSAAAEHFEALSRTVLSHIRDEYGHPLNPEHYTLHCSANGRVMVQPRTNTTSRTMTGSKTVKRKKVKKP from the exons ATGCATCATATGAAGAAATATTTCACCGAGGGACTCATTCAGTTTACGATTCTGCTTAGTTTGATAGGTGTTCGCGTGGATGTCGACACTTATTTGAGCGGCTACTTCTCGCCGTTGATAGAGACGGACGGAGGGCCGAGCTCGGCTTTCATACAAACCCCGTTTCACCACTATCGCGACACCGCAGCGGGCCATCAAGTGCACCCAAAATGTCCCGAGCTAGACTATTTTTTCACCAGCCGTAGGCTGCTGAATGAAGTGCGTGCGCTCGGATCCCCGGCCCGCTTCCCCACGCGTGTCAGCGCATGGCTGGTGCACCTGGTGCCTGATGATGGTTCTGATGTCAGTGAGCCACTCGACCTGTCAGGGAACCCTGATAACGAGGACGTAAATACCGAAAATCACCTGGAAGAGGATGATCACAGGACTGGAGAGAGCTTCGGACTGTCAGTATCTCAGGACTGCAATGTTTCAAGGCCTTGTTGTGCAGCTGGCGAACTTTCCAAAGAG GAAACTTTACTGAACCAAGAGAATGAGGAGGAGGATGTGAAAGGTGAAAGAGGGCAGGAAGAAACCAGCCCTGCTTCGCTGAACCAGCTAACTCAAAGCTCAGCATTAGAGCAGGAG GATTTGCCGGGTAGTACCCTTCCTCCACCTCTTTCTGGGCTTGAGCTTCCTCCACAGTGGCAGGACTTCCTCTCTGAATTTGAT GATTTTGACTCTATGGTCCCTCAACGCATTTCAGATTTAGAAGCTGACCTTCCTAATCCCATCAGTTATGATGTAAGCCTTCAAGATGCCATGGTAACGGGGGGAGATTCATCTAATTGCAGGCCGGCATCTTCCCGAGCACCCCTCTTCCGTTTGGAATCCACAAACTCTTCTCGCTCAGACCCATCTCAGAGCTTAGCAGGGGCACTTCCTTCATCACTCTTCTGTTTGTCTGGGAACAGCTCTCATAATGAAACCTCCCCTTCGCAGATGGGAGGCTATCTAGATGAGGCTGTTTTTGAGCACATCAATATGTTGGATCTGGGTAATCTCGGAACAATCGACCCTCAGATGCTGGATGGCATGCAAAGTGAGATGGACACTCCATGGCTGGAGGATTCAGACTCTGGCCTCTCTTTGGAGAGCAGTTCTAGAAGCGCCGCATCCCCGTCTACTTCATCCGATTCATTTTGCGAGGATGAGGGTGGAGCTACAGGCTATAGCAGTGAAGTGGAATCTCTTTCTTCAAAAGGTGGCGCTTGTGCAGCTGCTTACCGTGATTGGTCGCCTGTGAACCTTCATGACAACATCTGGCATGATCATACCTACTCAGCCCCACAGGCTCAAAATTCCACATCATCTAGCTGGATCACAACTATCAAACAGGAAGTGATGAGCGAAGATGAGTCTGAACCTGAAGAGATGAGTCGTGATGAACGTCGGGTGCAGGCGTTGGGTCTTCCGTTTTCAGCCTGTCAGATTGTCAACATGCCTGTTGAAAACTTCCTGGAGCTGCTGGACAGGCAGAATCTGTCAGGATCAGAAGTCATGCTCTTGCGTGACGTGCGCAGAAGAGGCAAAAACAAGCTTGCCGCGCAGAATTGCCGCAAGAGGAAGTTGGACGCGATCCTGGGCCTGCAGGGTGAGGTTGATGGCCTCACGGTGCAGCGGGATACTCTCCTGCGCCAGAGAGCCCACACAGCCAAGGCGCTTTCTGCTGCTGCAGAACATTTCGAGGCTCTCTCGAGGACTGTGTTAAGCCACATACGTGATGAATATGGACATCCTCTGAACCCTGAGCATTACACACTGCACTGCAGTGCTAATGGACGGGTGATGGTTCAGCCTCGCACAAACACAACGTCAAGGACAATGACAGGTAGTAAGACAGTGAAGAGAAAGAAGGTCAAGAAACCTTAA